The Rana temporaria chromosome 4, aRanTem1.1, whole genome shotgun sequence genome contains a region encoding:
- the LOC120935587 gene encoding olfactory receptor 2G3-like produces MTAKNLSTIIEFILLGFSDHPNIQPWLCQLFSFVYVTTLAINILLIVAVRTDNRLHNPMYLFLTNLSFLDICYTSIIVPKMLLNMVLSAKTISYAGCILQVYLYLFMGETECILLAFMAYDRYVAICNPLRYNVIMNIVFCTRLICFSWVAGCSIASFDIYFICHLKFCGHVTINHFFCEAPSLLQLACGDISVDNIISLVGGSILLLMPLCLILFSYIQISSVIVKLPSGRYKAFSTCISHVIVVTIFYGTSIFMYMRPRNSDTGMTDKIVAVFYTSVTPMLNPLIYSLRNKDVQKALGQLTRRTIVLRWQTK; encoded by the coding sequence ATGACAGCTAAGAACCTCAGTACAATAATAGAATTTATTCTACTCGGATTTTCAGACCATCCCAACATACAACCATGGCTGTGCCAATTATTCTCATTTGTCTACGTGACCACACTGGCCATTAACATTCTCCTTATAGTGGCCGTCAGAACAGACAACCGTTTACACAACCCTATGTATTTATTTCTTACTAATTTGTCCTTTTTGGACATCTGTTATACATCAATCATTGTGCCCAAGATGCTACTAAATATGGTTTTGTCAGCAAAAACGATTTCATATGCTGGTTGTATTCTTCAAGTTTACCTGTATCTTTTTATGGGTGAGACAGAATGCATACTATTGGCTTTCATGGCCTATGACCGATATGTAGCTATCTGTAATCCCTTACGTTACAATGTTATTATGAATATAGTCTTTTGTACTAGGTTGATTTGTTTTTCTTGGGTGGCTGGGTGCAGTATAGCCTCCTTTGATATATATTTCATATGTCATTTAAAGTTCTGTGGACATGTCACCATTAACCACTTCTTTTGTGAAGCTCCATCCTTACTTCAGCTAGCATGTGGGGATATCTCAGTGGACAACATCATAAGTTTAGTTGGTGGGTCCATATTACTTCTAATGCCCTTGTGCCTCATCCTCTTTTCATATATACAAATTTCCTCAGTTATTGTGAAACTCCCTTCTGGACGATACAAAGCCTTCTCAACATGCATTTCCCATGTTATCGTGGTGACCATCTTCTATGGAACATCCATATTCATGTACATGAGACCAAGGAATTCAGACACTGGAATGACGGACAAGATAGTGGCGGTGTTCTATACAAGTGTTACACCGATGTTAAACCCTTTAATCTACAGCCTAAGAAATAAAGATGTTCAAAAGGCTCTTGGGCAGTTGACAAGGCGTACAATTGTGCTAAGGTGGCAAACCAAATAA